The nucleotide sequence tataaacttcagaaacggctgaaattctctccgtacttgaaggcttgcagtttaaatttggaaagagatattgaaatgaggttttcacataTGCATAGATGACAAAAACGCCTacgttttggtgaaaaaaaaaagacatttctccgTGAAAGTATAGCGACTCACTGTGGAGTTGTTCTGGGATgaattttttgtgtttttcggAAAAAGTCTATGGGAAATGAATGGAACAAAAATGCCGGGTTTTGGCAATTTTCTCGGCCATTTTTCACTGGAACGCCGACAAAAGTCATAGCACACCATTCCCGGAATTTACACACGTTTTGATGTGACttttgtggtgctgctccaaACGGTGCCAGACTAGTTACGCGCCAAAGTTTTCGTGGcagaagaaaaattaaaatgtcgACACTTGACGAGGTCCGGTTAGGATAGTAATCTTTGTGCCTTGCCAAGGGCAGGCACAAAGAATGAAAGTATTTTTTGAAAGTTTAGACCTTCTGAAATTATCACAAGACCAAAGGGATTATCTTGATTCACCATTAACTCAGGAGGAGATTGTTAATGTTATTAAAAGCTTACCAAATGATAAAGCGCCAGGCCCTGATGGCTCATGGCTACACGGCAGAATTCTTTAAATACTCTGTGACAGAGCTGACTCCTCTATTGCATGATATGTACATGGAAGCATTTGTTGGGGGGAAACTCTCACACACTTTGTCTCAAGCTTTGATTACATTAATTCTGAAAAAAGACAAGGACCCATATGAacatgtaagttaaaatcaccagttattaaaattctgttatatttagaatgaattagagtactgagggggtctgtacactgttaaacacaggatcggGGGACTGCTAAAAACAAAGGCGTGCTGCTCAAAAGGAGTAAAAGTATTAAAAGCCGCTGCACACACACGAAATGAGTTTTTTAAAGTGGAAGCaatccctccacccctcttaccctgtctgcttgaaaataaaaagttaaaactcggtggggaagcctcagtgaggataacaggtgcATGAGTACcaagccatgtctcagttaaaagcagactgtctaaattattatctaaaataaaatcattaataataaaagatttgtttaagagagagcgcacattcagcagggccATATTAATGGTGGTGGGCAGGCTGGATGTGCGCTCTCGGTGGACTTTTACTGTTAAAAGAGTCCTTTTTCGTTTAAAAACAGTCCGGGGGAtgtggtgtctggaggaggtgatgacaGGGATGCTGtggacagtgtgtggtgtgtccgggggcagtgaaggtgtgtgaggggtgtgtgcaGCGTGTGGTGGATGGGAGGGGCTGCCAGGTAGTCAGTCAGTGGGGGATGTGTGaactgtgtgctgaatgttacctgctaaaatggagctgcccagcgtgctCGGCTGAAGTGTGTCCGGgtgataaaaagctgggcggttccagaaaagattaaaattgtCGATGAATTAAAAActggaggctgtgcaggagcgcTGAAACCAGGTGTTGCGGCCAAGCAGTCTGGGGAAGCGTTCAGCGCCCCTGgagaaggtcggcaaaggtccggagataaaaaccgacctcccgcagctctccaacaggttaaaaaggtctttaaaatcctgcttAGTGACCTCCGACTGCCGCCGGGCCGTGTCGTTAGTGCCGACGTGCACGATGACCcggcggacagtggaggggagggactgcaggagctccgggagtCCGTGGAGGATcgtggggacagtagcaccaTAGTTAGGCAGCTTACGTCGATTTTTTGACCGGATGAGGACAGAtctgacaaaagtgtgacatTTTTTCCTCGCCATCTAAATCCAAAATACTTTCAATTTTTGCTAGGCCCCACATGCACAGGTCATACGGACAGCATGTACACTGCAAAATGCAATTTTTGAGGTTTCGCACTCTGAGAATAGGGGAAAATCGTCATTGGATGGAAATGATGAAATAGTAAGTGGCAATTTGGAACTCTCAAAAATTGACATAAGCTGCCTACCTATCTGGTGGTAGATTTATGATGCACAATGGTTATTGTACATTTCTGTATTGAAACAGTGACTCTGAGGATACTCCACAGAGACAAGATGATGATGGAAGCCCTTCCTCCCACACAGGGAGCATTATTCCAGCATTCAAACTGTGCTGTCTACCAGGCAAGCATTTGGACCACTGCTGACCAGCCCCAGCAGCAAGCACCATCCCCAGAGGGATGGGGCTGGACTCTGGACAAGGACAGCAAGGCTTGGCTCCCTTTTTGGACGACACTGCCAataggggcgacagtagctcagatggtagagtgggtcgtcttataaccggaaggttggtggttggatccccgcaggcgtaaaactgtcgtgtccttgggcaagacacttcacccaccttgcctaagtatgaaagtagtgtgagagtgaatggttggtggtggtcagaggggccgatggcgcagattggtagcctcgcttccgtccgtctgccccagggcagctgtggctacaatagtagcttgccaccacccagtatggagtgaatgggtgaatgtgatcgcagtgtgaagcgctttgctCTCTAGTGCCGGtcagatgaaaaagcgctatataagtgtagtccatttactaTTTACCAATAGCATCTGAAGCTTGCAGCCAACTAGTCAAATGCAGGATGTGGCACCAGGTGTGGTTGCAGGAAAGTTGGATGGCAATGCACAAGACGGTGCAAGTGTTGCTTCGACAAATAGAACAATGGATATCCACATAATCGTACCAGCTGCGGTTGCTGATGTACATGCCAGAATTGCTTTCAAGACATTTTCCTAAATGTTGAAAACTTTAAGGGGCTGAATAagcagttataaacactaatatttctgaaacaaattaaTGTTTAATTGTCATGTTCACTGATGCTATGGAAGCAGCTTCCATACATTGTCGCGACATGATTATTATCGAGTTTTGTCAAACCATAAACAAATATCTCgcaaaatatgaatatttattgattaaaaaatgatttgaaatgtaTGCTTTTCTGATTATATTTATTGAATTGATCATATTGCCttaaattttttaaaacatcttgcTTAGACATGTATATGCAGTATTTTCCTCTATTAATGCTATGGAAAAATTGATGACGTCACGTGACTGGGCCCCATTGGCCAAATTTGATGGGGTctagcaaaaaataaataagtaggGTCTACAGAATTGCCTCACAAAGTTTGACACTTTTGTCAAGTCGGTCCCCATCATATCGCTAAGCTGCCCAGCTACCAGGAATACACCGCGTGATGGcattaaaaaagcaaatatttctgatgctactgtccccaaccaGGAGGGACATGGGGGAAAAGAGGGGACAGGGCGGGGGCAGCTGTGGGGGGACGTTGTGGGTGTCCGGGGTTGAGGAACAGCGCAGCGACACCGGCAGCAACCTCGCTGCTGGAGTggtggtcctggccctggtcctgatTCCGGTTCTCCCCGGAGTggtggtcctggccctggtcctgatTCCGGTTCTCCCCGGAGTGGTGGTCCCAGTTCTCCccgcggcggtggtggtggctCCCGGAGTGCCTCCTAACAGCCTCCCTGATCAGCCTCAGGCGGGCAGCGGATTGCCGCGGTCCGGGGCGATCGCCATCGCTCCGGGGCCGGCGGGGAGCGGTCCGGCTCCAGGGCCGCGGCGGAGTGTTCCGGGGCTGCAGGGGAGAGATCCGTCTCCGGGGTGGGGATGGAGCGGGCCGGGACCGCGGCGGAGAGAGCCGTCTCCGGGGCTGAGGTGTTGTGATCCAGAGCCGTGGCAGAGTGACGACATGGCCTGGCGGTGGCCTGGCGGTGTCTGGCGACGTGGGTTCTGGGTTGTTGATGTTGTAGCGGGGAACGGCGGACCCGCCAGAGGCTGCGGGAGCAGCAGAGGCCGCAGCAGGCCACAGACCCTCACCATCCGCCGGGCTGGCGTTGTCGAACTGCGCCAGGGCATGGAAGCGGTTCGAGAGGGGTAGTGGAGGTGAAGCCGCGGTGGGCTTGGGCTTGCGGCCTCGCACCACCACCTCCGCCCAGGACCGCTGATGGTCCGGTGTCGAGCAGGAGGGAGCCCAGGGTGCTGGAGTGGTGATGTTCATGTAGGACAAGATGATCATGGATTGTCCTTCGGTCAGCGCCCGGGCCTGCTCCAGAAGATTGTCTTTTTCCCTGAGCTCCTCCGACAGCCGGTAGATGTCCTCCCGCAGGTCGGCGACGATACTGTCCGCCTTCACGACCAGGGGGTGCAGGCGAGGTCCGCGGTGCAACTCTGCGGCCATGTTGGGCTGGCGGCACGGCCTCGCACACCGGTACCCACCGGCACACACCTCTGTCCCTGGTGCCCAGGTTCACTACCGGTGTAACCGTGCCGCCGTCTTGCTGCCTCCCTGCTCCTGGATTCACCGCTACCAGCTTGCCACTCgtgagccgccgctccgcctcggTGCCACCGCTCTGCTTCGGTTCCAAGCGTCAGTGCTGCTGCGTGCTGTGTCTCAGTGCTTCAGTGCTTCAGGTCCAGAACTTTGTCATAACACACCTTCACAATTTCGTAAATGCTGAACCAGGTAAGTTGGAAGTTTGCCTTAGTGAAAGTGTACTGGAAAAGCATTCCATTTCATTGGTATATGGAAGATTACAGGATCTAGACAGCGCAGAAGAACAGCGCAGAAGCCAATCTATTGCATAGTTTTGTCCTGTGCCCAAGATTACAAAGGTTTTGGTTggacattttctccttttttacaAAAAGTTTTAAAGTGCAAATAGAGCCTGATCCAGTTATAATTTTATTAGGCACTTCAGAAATCTCAAAAAAACCTTTCGCAAGCTCATTATCATTTGTTATCTTATAATCTTCTCTGTGCCAAGAAACTGATTCTGCAGCACTGGAAGGGAGAAGAAGTTCCATCCTTTAGCCACTGGATAACGACACTGACAGATACCCTTCACCTAGAGAAAATGAGATATGTCTTAAGTGATAGACTTGAGGAATATGTAAGGATCTGGAGGCCACCGATCACCTTTCTGAAGGGAAAGTAGATTATTTGTTGCCTTTGCAgctttaataataaatcaccACTGGGTGGCACACCTcagggttgggggtgggggtgggtggattTATTTGTCTGTCCtatgattattttgttattttattattagtattttttctttttttacgcACCTTATTTGATTGTCCTGTAAGTTCGTTCTCATTGTCATTTTGTTCTTTATGTACATATGTGAAAATAAGGAAGCCTTGTTTTGTACAACTTGTTATTATATTTGTGTTGGATTTGTGGTTTGCTTcccaataaaaatatttgaagaATAAGTCTCTGTCGAGTCCTCAACATCTGTCATTCACCAGTTAGCAGGCAAACAAATTAGTCTGAAACACTGTACCGATGGTTCAGGGTTTCGCTAAGCTGCGAAACTTCAACACTTTCTCCTTTTACTTTGATAAACGTTGGTCCTGAAGAATCTCCCCTCATTAAGATGCCCTTCAGCAGCTCTCGGCTAAACCGAGCGCCGCCAAGGATTCATCCACTTTACATTTTCTCACTGGCAGAAAGTTCAAGTAAGACGGAAAATATGACAAATACTAACAGACTTGGATGGTTTTCTCCTGAGTGGGGAGATCAAACGGGATGCGAATGTGTCAGTTACCTGATGCCAATGTTCATAAACAAGTTCAACAAAGGATCCGATGacgcagccaatcagagcggctttcttcactttctgtctGGAAACACTCAACCTCAGCTTTTTACATCCAGCCCTGGATGTCAGAGACGCCACTGATCAATCACAACCACTGACCGTCAAACCGGTAGACCGACAGGCGGAGGTGAGCCAGATGGACCGGGAAGAAAGTTCAGACGAGCCAACGGAGAGTGGAGCCTCCACCCAGAGACTCTGATTGGTAAATCATGATGACCGCTGTCAGCAGCGTTGGTCAGGACTCCCCACTCGCCTGACTGCCACTGGGACGGCGGCCATTGGACTGGGCCAGCTCGGCAATGACCACACCTACAAGATGTGTTATGTCAAGGAATcgcgacctttgacctttgacgtCTCTATGACCAACGCTCTCGGGGACCACGCCGAATGAATCTGACTGAAATTTTGCTTTGAAAGGCAAACTGCGGACTTCCTGTAGGATTTAGTTCAGGGGTGTCAGTGCGTGATTTATTAAACACTGCCGCAGCTCCATCTACTACCCTCAgagcagtggcggaccgtgcatttcacattaaggccttcagaacagatccgcctgaatcaatccacctctcaataactattttgtctacaaaaaaaaatcttattatgcagatatgcacataaagagttgttgcacagcagatagatacttgtgcagccagaataaatgcctgtgctgaagtgcacaattctcctactacatctgtgcacatacaatgagcatcaacaacttaataaaacagcaatattatttaggaaaagaggaacattttactcaccaaaatcccgattatttgacaacaaaatacatcctcctttccttcctcaaaaagagttcaactgctctgtcatatagattatccgtgcgtttcagttccataaagccagggctgaaagtccagcttgccctgtggtatttctggcataagttttatttctcttcaggtcttcttcttcttcttctttggaataattgaggtaggcgaccaacaacttaggtgcataccgccccctactgtatctcttggtgaatgtaaatcagagggcctggatatgctgttgttagaagcgagaaggcgctgagtcgccaactcgaaatctgattggttgaagcaactgtctgattggttgaagcagctgtctgtttgacgcttcactttacttcactgcgccatcaggaacggatagcgaaggcctcgagcagatttctttgaccctagcaacagatgatgcctggaatctgattggttaaatcatttaatatgaaaaaaacatgtctggaagcagcgcaaccatgGGAAatctatgaaaggaactggaacataccgtttggaatcatttattaattatttatggacaaaatataatttacatcagtctgtaattcagataatttttaggccagcagagaaggctttgcaggccctgacggcccaccactgcctCAGAGTAATGGTGAGGTTGAACACTGGAACAAAGTTTTCAAGGACTGTCTCCAGACTGCGACCATTGAAGGAAAGCCCTGGAAGTCCTTTGTCTCTGATTTCCTTCTCACTTATAGTGCCACTCCCCATGCAGTGACCCAAATCTCCCCTGCTGAGCTCCTGCATGGTCGCCCCTTCCGTACCAAGCTGAACATTAAAGGGGTcgcgccgcctcctccctctgctaGGCTTGAGACCATGAGACACACCGTGGCGCTTAAACAAGCCAAAGTGAAGAAATACACTGATGAGCGTCAGACTGCACAATCCCCTGCGTTTAAGTGTGGATCTTACGTGCGGATTAGGAAGCCTGGCATAACACAAAAAGGATGCTTCAAATTCACCAAGCCTCTGCGAGTTGTGGCTCTTAAAGGCCCTGCCACATATGAACTATCTGACAGTAGAGTGTGGAACGCTATGCACCTGTCACCTGCATCTACCCCGGCACCTGACTCTCGCACGCATGCGCGTGCTGTCGTCCAGCCAGAAGATGTGTTTGTGCCCCCTCCTGCACCCCAACGGGCCCAGGCGTCTCCTGTTCCCAGGCAGGGTCGCCGGCACATTCAGCCACCTGCTTGGCTGGAGGGCTATGTTACCTGAACTTTTGATTTTCAGAGGGACAGGTGATGTGGTGATGTGAGTGAGGACATTTGCATGTTCATGATTTGATGTTCGTATTGGACTGTTCATTTGTTATAcagtaaaatcaaaataattacattttaaaatcctcactcagttaaaaaaaaaaaaaaaaaaaaaaaaagctgctatGATGGAATGGCTCGTATCAGTTGCCTTACAAGTCCTGGTTGTGTTccattttagaaatgtttattttcttaatatAGGACTGTTATTCTAAATAAAAAAGAGGGATATGTGGTATAGTCATTGAATGCATTCCCGGGTTATGCCACCAGAGGGCGGTATTGTCTTGCCTGTTGTTGTGTGTGACGCAGTGAAGAAGAGTGTTCTGAATACAGAaaagttaaaggaatactccacccaaaaaacgatttggcctcattttctactcaccctcatgctgagaaacactctggagcacttttttgacgtttcaaatgcagttggagatgtttggggattttcgtggtcaacaaacagggaccgacagagcccgacagaaaaaatggtccataaaatccacaaaacgttcccattttccttcatactgctcgtccgctgtaatccaagtgtcctgagcgcgtaacgtccataattaattcttaacgaggtcatttagtacattttaagagcccaaacagggcgctctcatacagctccattgcatgtctgcgcgcgcaccctgaactacggaagccgcggcagaccaagcaacacgcttgtgccctttcagcaggacgccgaattcaaagctttaaaacagtagccaatcacttttgtgattgtccacagctcggtcactcacagcagaatataaacagcggaacttcttcttctacgcttgcaatttagaaaagtagtcgctgaaagcacGCAAGcatctggcttggtctgccgcggcttccgtagttcagggtgcgcgcgcagacatgcaatggagctgtatgagagtgccctgtttgggctcttaaaatgtactaaatgacctcgttaagaattaattatggacgttatgcgctcaggacacttggattacagcggacgagcagtatgaaggaaaatgggaacgttttgtggattttatggaccattttttctgtcgggctctgtcggtccctgtttgttgacaacgaaaatccccaaacatctccaactgcatttgaaacgtcaaaaaagtgctccagagtgtttctcagcatgagggtgagtagaaaatgaggccaaatcgttttttgggtggagtattcctttaagctcTCTGCCTCCAACGCCACCATTTGCCGCGGGAATGCAGTCACGTtcaacgcgtccggtggaaacacggcctTAAGACATAGTAATGTCACAAAAGGTCCATGTTCCACAGGAATCCAGATCATGTGAAGATGGGCAGTACTTTATTGAAAACGCCTCACTTTCAGGAGATGAATTCACTATCGCACTTGGTCTGTACGTGGATGATTTTGAGGTAGTCAATCCTCGAGGAACATCAAAGCGTAAACATATCAAATGTGTGCTGTCTAATGGGCCATTGCAAACTAATAAAACCAATAAACTGTTATTGATGCTCTCAATCAATATATTTTAGAAGGTTTTGGAGTTTAAGCTCAGTCTCAGCAGATACAGAGTTATTTgacacagtgtgttttgtgtgtttgtgtaaagcAATCTTTCAGTGttgtgtgaaatgaaatcaCAAGAACAGTTCCAGAGCTGTTGGTAGACACTTCAGGGGGGCGATGGTGGTATAGTGGTGAGCATAGCTGCCTTCCAAGCAGTTgacccgggttcgattcccggccatCGCAGTGAACTTTCTATTTAATGAACTTTCTTCAAGACTTTATGGCTTCTCTCGTCCATTGGAACAAGACAATCGTGAATGAGTCCTTCATATCAATGACATTACAGGACGGTCGTCTGTGTGAAACTaaagcccctttcacactgccccaaaacctgtttaaacctgCTAATAATCGGCTCATCATGCCAGGGTTAAAGGGTTTCATCGGCATTTAGACCCAGGTCTTATATATACCGTGATGCTAACTGTGCTGGTTTGAAGCCGTTCAGGCATCATTCAgtcagcagaaagaagaaaaaacagaaataacctTCAAGGTTTCCACCGTGGAATTTATTTGGCTAAATGCTCTGATGTGGTATCGTTCTACAGGAAGCCGGAGGGGACATTTCTGCTCTCAAACATGTTTACAGTGGATCAGTATAAAAAGCATCGAGACACAAAGAAACCTTCAACCATCTTCTTCACAGCAAAACATACCtgaccagtgtgtgtgagtgtgtgttaggCCTGTAGAAACAGGAGGTAGGTCATATCTGGCGCTGACACACGGTTCACACATTAATTATCTGGTTGtgtaaaaatgtcaacattaaCTTTCAGGACAtataaaacagtgaaatgttccaAATCAAAGTCAAAATAACCTCTGTATGACAGAAGAGGAGACGTTACAAACTTTATCCCTGTGGACTGAACACCTGGAGTcctgtgtaacacacacacacacctggactcTTTACAGACACACTTCAGTGCAGAGACACTTGATAAAGTGCAGAAATCTGCCGCCGCAGACGTGTCGAGGCCGGGCCTCACATCCGGGTCTCCTCCGGCGGTCGGTTCATGTAGTCCTGCAGGGCCTGGTGCAGAGGCAGCCACTTCTTTATGGAGGCCTTGATGGCCGAGATCCatctggagaaaacacaacacacacatcagcgtTTTCATCCTGCTCCAGATCCAGCTCTTTTCCTGTCTGCAGCATTAACATGTGAGAAGTTACACACAGAAGAGCAGCACATCGTGAGGCGCTCACCTCTTGTTCTCAGTGGGGTTTTCAGCACAGAGGTGGAACGTCTTGAATTCGTCAGAGGGAGGTTTCAGCTCGATGGTGGACTTCTTGGATCCGTACGGCTGCTCTCTCACCTGGTAACCCTGAAGGTAGATCCCACCTGAAGACACAGGAGACGTGAACAGAGCATTCTCTCTCAGTCACAGGAAaggagaataaaacagaaatatgacAGCTGTTGCTTCCCGCAGTCTGTACCGTGTGCATGAGTTGCACGGATGCCGCTGTACATGTAGAGACAGGCGTCCTTCAGGATGCAGTAGTGCTGCAGCCACGTGTCCCTGCTCTTGTCCATCTTGTGGAGCAGACCCAGGCAGTCGGGGTTCTTCACGGCCAGAGGAGGCAGGTTGGAGTTGTGTCTGGTCACGTCCACCCACACATGgttctgaaacacacagcagaagccTGAGgtgatgaagctgcagctgcacggcCGGACAGCTCCACCACAGGTTCAGGCTCATTACCTGTGTGATGGGTTGGATCGATTTCTGCATTGCTTCCAACCACCTGAACAGTCACAATGAGAAAGAAACATGAACTTTAGCCTGAACTGCACATTTAGCAGTGTCTGACAGCGTCCACTCAGATGTGGTTTACTGACCGCTTCATTTCCTGGTTGGAGGTGgcgcagaagaaaaacactcgcTGACCAGACTGAGGCCGACACCTGAAGACGAAAGGTTTCCCCAGAGAGGTGTCCGCCCCCACCTCGGCCCCCTCCAGCTTCACCACGGACAGAGCCCGCCGTCTGCCCTCGTCCTGTGACCGACACATCAGGGTCAGGGTTGGggtttgggttagggtcagTTCACAGAGTGATGCTCGTCCTCCTCTCGTCCTCCGCTCACCCGCTTGTGTCTGTAGTAGTAAAGGCAGCAGTCGTGTCTGAGAACAAAccacctcttcctccagcctttGATGAGGCCGCTCTGCGTCCGCTTGTGGAGGTAACCCCGACATGCAGGACGGGGCGTGTTGGGACCCCGGGCGATGTCCGAGCCGATGGTCAGAGTCAGGATGTCTGGACCTGGAACGTcaggagagaaaacagtgaGTGTGGGGATCGGACTGCAGCGCCGCGGTGGGGGAGCAGAACAAACCTTGTCGGGCTAAATCAGCGGCCTCGGAGTGAGGAATGCTGGTCACATCGATCCCATTCACAGCCAGGACGTAATCTCCCACCATCAGACCTGCTTCCTCAGCAGCACCATCTGAACACACAAGATCACACACAAAGAGCTGCATTGAACACTGCATATAAGCAGTGCAACAGAGTGCACACTATGCACCAAGAACACAGCGATGGTGGTATAGTGGTGAGCATAGCTGCCTTCCAAGCAGTTgacccgggttcgattcccggccatCGCAGGGAACAATAATTTAAGTGATTTCCCTCAGGAATTTAAAATAGTCCCCTCAAGCATTTATGAGATACGGCGATTCTGTGATTACATACATGAATCTATCAATGACTCAATTAGATGTTCAATGAGAAGCAGTTGAAATCCCGTTTCTGTTAAGATGCAACACAACAAACCTCTGAAGTCTTGAGATATAGATCAGTTTGGCTCTATAATCCAGGACGATGCAAAGGTTATTTAAtgtcactgtttcttttttaattcaaagaaaCCAAAAGTTCTGCCTCGCCTGATTAATATTTATTGatgtgttatttattttgtattggatgaataaaaaacaaacggTAATTGCGATCACACgagttttgtggatttggagaaggcgttcgaccgtgTCTCTCCTGGTATCTTGTGGGGGTTCTTCAGGAGTCCATCCAGTCTGTGTATGACCGAAGCAGGAGTCTGGTAAACtttgctggcagtaagtcggactGGCTCCTGGTGCAGGTTGGACTCTGACAGGGCTGCCGTTTGTCAgcagttctgttcataatttttatgtACAGAATTGCTTGGAGTAGCCCAGAGGGGGTCTGGATTGGGGACCAAAGGATTCCATCTCTGCTCTTTGTGGATGAtattgtcctgttggcttcatagAACCCGGAC is from Salarias fasciatus chromosome 7 unlocalized genomic scaffold, fSalaFa1.1 super_scaffold_4, whole genome shotgun sequence and encodes:
- the LOC115383399 gene encoding pleckstrin homology domain-containing family A member 5-like encodes the protein MAGNRTRVNCLEGSYAHHYTTIAVFLVHNGAAEEAGLMVGDYVLAVNGIDVTSIPHSEAADLARQGPDILTLTIGSDIARGPNTPRPACRGYLHKRTQSGLIKGWRKRWFVLRHDCCLYYYRHKRDEGRRRALSVVKLEGAEVGADTSLGKPFVFRCRPQSGQRVFFFCATSNQEMKRSVNHI